The genomic window TCTATGAATATGCCCGTTCGATATGGGAGAAGTCCGGTGACCGTATGAAACTGGCATACATCTATAACAACATCGGTTCTCTCTACGGAAAAAAGGAAGAGTTTGACAAGGCTCGAGAATACTTCCAGAAAGCTCTTGATATCAGGGAAGATCTTGGAGATGTAAAAGGTACTGCAAGCACTCTTGGTAATCTGGGAAGTCTGCATGAAAAACTGGGTGACAACGAATCAGCTCTTAAGTGTTTCATAAGGAGCCTTGAACTGTATGAAGAGATAGGCAACAAAAGGGGTGTTGCCTACACATGCGGATGTGTAGGCGGTGTATATACTGCTCTTGGACGGCTTGAAGAAGCTGAATCACTTATCAGCAGAGGTCTTTCGATAACAAGGAAGCTCAAGCTGAAGGACTGGGAAATTCATTGTTTGGATCTGATAACGAAACTGTATGAAGCAAAGGGTGATCTGCAGAAAGCACTTTCATATTCCAGGGAACTGAACAGATGTGTTGAAGAACACCTGAACGAAAAGAGCCTGGAGAAAATAGCGGGGCTTCAGGTGCAGTTCGAGACAGAGAAGAAGGAAAAAGAAGCTGAGATCTACCGTTTGAAGAATGTTGAGCTTTCCAGGATAAACAATCAGCTTCGAGATGCTCTGGTGCATGTGAAGAAACTTCAGGGTTTGCTTCCCATCTGTGCTAACTGCAAGAAAGTCAGGGATGATGACGGCTACTGGCAGCAGATAGAGTCGTATGTCTCTGATCATTCAGACGCGACATTCTCGCATGGGATATGCCCTGAGTGTATGATCAAACTATACGGTAAAGA from Candidatus Aegiribacteria sp. includes these protein-coding regions:
- a CDS encoding tetratricopeptide repeat protein yields the protein MPNKKIIALEKELESLRLEPPGSEFASVLNKLAYACLHLDPRRAEVCAVEAKNLAEKQGFLVEQAKSCNTLGTINMEAGKFAEAMSYCQKSMEISEELEDKNGMASVHGTKASIYRSQGMIDKALEHFHESLRLKQECGAGEDELAVCYLNIGTIYSGLFRLDLAQSFYEYARSIWEKSGDRMKLAYIYNNIGSLYGKKEEFDKAREYFQKALDIREDLGDVKGTASTLGNLGSLHEKLGDNESALKCFIRSLELYEEIGNKRGVAYTCGCVGGVYTALGRLEEAESLISRGLSITRKLKLKDWEIHCLDLITKLYEAKGDLQKALSYSRELNRCVEEHLNEKSLEKIAGLQVQFETEKKEKEAEIYRLKNVELSRINNQLRDALVHVKKLQGLLPICANCKKVRDDDGYWQQIESYVSDHSDATFSHGICPECMIKLYGK